One genomic region from Bacteroidales bacterium encodes:
- the rplK gene encoding 50S ribosomal protein L11: protein MAKEVSGLIKLQIKGGAANPSPPVGPALGAKGVNIMEFCKQFNGRTQDQAGKILPVIITVYRDKSFDFIIKSPPVAVQLLEASKQKKGSAESNRKKVAAVTWEQVQTIAELKMKDLNCFTSDSAMRMVAGTARSMGITVKGNAPFSN, encoded by the coding sequence ATGGCAAAAGAAGTTAGCGGATTAATCAAACTGCAAATCAAAGGTGGCGCAGCAAATCCATCACCTCCGGTAGGTCCTGCATTAGGAGCCAAAGGGGTGAATATTATGGAATTTTGCAAGCAGTTCAACGGACGTACGCAAGATCAAGCCGGCAAAATATTGCCCGTGATCATCACCGTCTACAGGGACAAATCTTTTGATTTCATCATAAAATCTCCGCCGGTTGCAGTTCAACTGTTAGAAGCATCGAAGCAGAAAAAAGGCTCCGCCGAATCCAACCGTAAAAAGGTTGCAGCGGTAACCTGGGAGCAGGTGCAAACCATCGCCGAATTGAAGATGAAAGACCTCAATTGTTTTACATCCGACTCGGCAATGCGCATGGTTGCGGGTACTGCCCGCAGCATGGGCATTACTGTTAAAGGTAATGCACCCTTCAGCAACTAA
- the rplA gene encoding 50S ribosomal protein L1: MAKLTKKRREALAKIDRSATYALADAVQTVKDITLTKFDASIDLDIRLGVDPRKANQMVRGSVTLPHGTGKTMRVLVLCSPDKEEEAKAAGADYYGLDEYVEKIKGGWTDVDVIITTPNVMPKVGPLGRILGPRGLMPNPKTGTVTMDIEKAVNDVKAGKIDFKVDKTGIIHASVAKSSFDNQKIVENARTLITTVLKLKPTSSKGTYVKSIYMSSTMSYGIQIEPKSVSAEFVKNKEI, encoded by the coding sequence ATGGCAAAACTGACAAAAAAACGTAGAGAAGCATTGGCGAAAATCGATAGAAGTGCTACATACGCTCTCGCGGATGCAGTGCAAACCGTCAAGGATATTACCCTGACCAAGTTTGACGCATCCATCGACCTGGACATCCGTCTGGGTGTCGACCCGCGTAAGGCCAACCAAATGGTTCGTGGCTCGGTAACCCTGCCACACGGAACCGGAAAAACCATGCGCGTGCTTGTGCTTTGTTCGCCCGATAAGGAAGAAGAAGCCAAAGCAGCCGGTGCCGATTACTATGGTCTCGACGAGTATGTCGAGAAAATTAAAGGCGGCTGGACTGACGTCGATGTTATCATTACCACACCTAACGTAATGCCCAAAGTTGGCCCGTTAGGCCGTATCCTCGGACCCCGAGGTCTGATGCCCAATCCAAAAACGGGTACCGTGACAATGGACATCGAGAAAGCTGTTAACGACGTGAAAGCAGGTAAGATAGATTTTAAAGTAGACAAAACGGGCATCATCCATGCTTCGGTTGCAAAGTCATCTTTCGACAACCAGAAAATTGTGGAAAACGCGCGTACACTTATCACCACCGTGCTGAAACTAAAACCTACTTCCAGCAAAGGCACATACGTAAAAAGCATCTACATGTCGAGTACGATGAGCTACGGTATCCAGATTGAACCTAAATCAGTAAGCGCCGAATTCGTTAAAAATAAGGAGATTTAA
- the nusG gene encoding transcription termination/antitermination protein NusG: protein MSNHEKKWYVIRAISGKEKKVKEYLESEINRLNLQDYISQVLIPTEKVYQVRKGKKISKERNFFPGYVLIEAALIGEVPHIVKNVPDVLGFLGTRGEADPMRESEVKRILGKVDELAELGEEVNVPFIVGESVTVIDGPFNSFSGMIEEINEEKKKLKVMVKIFGRKTPLELGFMQVEKE from the coding sequence ATGAGTAATCACGAGAAAAAATGGTACGTTATAAGAGCGATTTCTGGGAAAGAAAAGAAGGTGAAAGAGTATCTCGAAAGCGAGATCAATCGTCTTAACCTCCAGGATTACATCTCGCAGGTACTCATTCCTACTGAGAAAGTTTATCAGGTACGGAAAGGTAAAAAAATCAGCAAGGAACGCAACTTTTTCCCTGGGTACGTTTTGATAGAGGCCGCCCTAATAGGCGAAGTGCCTCATATTGTAAAAAACGTACCTGATGTTCTGGGATTTCTGGGCACGCGCGGTGAAGCTGATCCGATGCGCGAGTCGGAAGTGAAAAGAATACTCGGAAAAGTTGACGAACTGGCCGAACTAGGCGAGGAAGTCAACGTGCCGTTTATTGTTGGTGAATCCGTTACCGTTATTGATGGACCTTTTAATAGTTTTAGTGGAATGATCGAAGAGATTAACGAAGAGAAGAAGAAACTGAAAGTGATGGTGAAGATCTTCGGGCGTAAAACACCGCTTGAACTGGGATTTATGCAGGTAGAGAAAGAATAG
- the rpoB gene encoding DNA-directed RNA polymerase subunit beta, which produces MAQENTERISFSKTKIKSHYPDFLDIQLKSFQDFFQLETNPDDRVNEGLYKVFSENFPITDARNNFVLEFLDYFVDPPRYSIEECMERGLTYSVPLKAKLKLYCTDPEHEDFETIIQDVYLGQMPYMTPRGTFCVNGAERVVVSQLHRSPGAFFGTSFHANGTQLFSARIIPFKGSWMEFTTDINQVMYAYIDRKKKLPVTTLLRAIGFESDKDILEIFDLAQEVKATKANLKKFVDRRLAARVVRSWIEDFVDEDTGEVVSIERTEVIIDRETILTAEHIDQIIESGVENILIHKEEVDNIDYSIIFNTLQKDTTNTEKEAVEFIYRQLRNAEPPDEETARGIIDRLFFSDKRYDLGDVGRYRINKKLNLNVPMETKVLTKEDIISIIVYLIEMVNAKRDIDDIDHLSNRRVRTVGEQLFTQFGVGLARMSRTIRERMNVRDNEVFTPTDLINAKTLSSVINSFFGTNALSQFMDQTNPLSELTHKRRVSALGPGGLSRERAGFEVRDVHYTHYGRLCTIETPEGPNIGLISSLCVFAKINKLGFIETPYKRVDAGRVQIDEEETYLSAEEEENKIIAQANSLIDEKGNFIREKVKVRFQADYPIEEPINVDFIDMAPNQIASVAASLIPFLEHDDANRALMGSNMMRQAVPLLRAEAPIVGTGIEKPVARDSRVLLTAEGDGIVEYVDADEITIHYTRLENEKLVSFDDDMKTYTLTKFQRTNQNTSINLRPIVKKGQKVNKGQALCEGYGTQNGELALGRNLMVAFMPWKGYNFEDAIVISEKVVKEDIFTSVHIEEFVLEVRDTRRGVEELTNDIPNVSSDATKNLDENGLIRIGAEVNEGDILIGKITPKGESDPTPEEKLLRAIFGDKAGDVKDASLKAPPSMQGVVIQKKLFSRIIKDRKSKGKEKDEIAELEKEFTKDTAELKIKLVDKLMILVSGKVSQGVNNNFREEIIPRKSKFTQKMLQGIDYLTVNPNRWTTDKDKNALISQLINNYVIKYKEFLGIFNRKKFVATVGDDLPHGIVKMAKVYVAKKRKLKVGDKMAGRHGNKGIVAKIVREEDMPFLKDGTAVDIVLNPLGVPSRMNLGQIYETVLGWAGKKLGLNFATPIFDGAEVEEINHYLEKAGLPENGKTFLYDGGTGERFHQPATVGYIYMLKLHHMVDDKMHARSIGPYSLITQQPLGGKAQFGGQRFGEMEVWALEAYGASNILQEILTVKSDDVIGRAKAYEAIVKGDPMPKPGIPESFNVLVHELRGLGLNISFD; this is translated from the coding sequence TTGGCTCAGGAAAATACTGAAAGAATCAGTTTCTCAAAAACGAAAATAAAATCTCACTATCCGGATTTTCTTGACATACAGTTGAAATCATTTCAGGATTTCTTCCAACTGGAAACCAATCCTGATGACCGGGTGAACGAGGGTCTCTATAAAGTTTTTAGCGAAAATTTTCCGATTACTGATGCACGCAACAACTTCGTGCTCGAGTTTTTGGATTATTTTGTTGACCCGCCACGATATTCCATCGAAGAATGCATGGAAAGGGGACTAACCTACAGCGTACCACTTAAAGCAAAATTAAAGCTATACTGTACCGACCCTGAGCACGAAGACTTTGAAACCATCATCCAGGATGTGTACCTGGGACAAATGCCTTACATGACTCCACGCGGCACCTTCTGCGTCAATGGTGCCGAACGTGTGGTAGTGTCGCAGCTGCATCGCTCCCCGGGAGCTTTCTTCGGAACAAGCTTCCATGCCAACGGCACGCAGCTCTTCTCGGCAAGGATCATCCCCTTCAAAGGTTCCTGGATGGAATTTACAACCGACATCAACCAGGTGATGTATGCTTACATCGACCGCAAAAAGAAACTCCCCGTTACAACCCTGCTCCGCGCCATCGGATTCGAAAGCGACAAGGACATCCTTGAAATTTTCGACCTGGCACAGGAAGTAAAAGCAACTAAAGCAAATCTCAAGAAATTTGTCGACCGGCGCCTTGCGGCACGTGTAGTCCGTAGCTGGATAGAAGACTTTGTGGACGAAGATACAGGCGAAGTAGTTTCTATCGAACGCACCGAGGTGATCATCGACCGCGAAACAATACTTACTGCGGAGCATATTGACCAGATCATCGAGTCAGGTGTCGAGAATATCCTCATTCACAAAGAGGAGGTCGATAACATCGACTACTCGATTATTTTCAATACACTACAAAAAGACACCACCAATACCGAAAAAGAAGCTGTAGAATTTATCTATCGGCAGTTGCGCAACGCCGAGCCTCCCGATGAGGAAACAGCACGTGGTATTATCGATAGACTCTTTTTCTCCGACAAACGTTACGACCTGGGTGATGTTGGCCGCTACAGAATCAACAAAAAGCTGAATCTTAACGTGCCCATGGAAACCAAGGTACTTACCAAAGAAGACATCATCTCCATCATCGTTTACCTGATCGAAATGGTGAACGCCAAACGCGATATCGACGATATCGACCACCTGAGCAACCGCCGTGTACGTACTGTTGGCGAGCAGCTTTTTACACAATTTGGCGTAGGTCTGGCACGCATGTCTCGCACCATTCGTGAACGTATGAATGTGCGCGATAACGAGGTATTTACACCCACCGATCTGATCAACGCCAAAACGTTGTCATCGGTAATCAACTCATTTTTTGGTACCAATGCGCTTTCTCAATTTATGGATCAAACCAACCCGCTCTCCGAGCTCACCCACAAACGCAGGGTATCGGCACTGGGACCCGGCGGTTTGTCGCGCGAAAGAGCCGGCTTTGAGGTACGCGACGTGCATTATACCCACTACGGGCGCCTTTGCACCATCGAAACCCCTGAAGGACCAAACATTGGTTTGATTTCATCGCTTTGCGTGTTTGCTAAAATCAACAAACTTGGCTTTATCGAAACACCTTACAAGCGTGTGGATGCAGGCAGAGTGCAGATCGACGAAGAAGAAACCTATCTGAGCGCTGAAGAAGAGGAAAACAAAATTATCGCTCAGGCCAACTCACTGATCGACGAAAAGGGCAACTTTATCCGCGAAAAAGTGAAGGTTCGTTTCCAGGCCGACTATCCTATCGAAGAGCCTATCAATGTCGACTTTATCGATATGGCTCCTAACCAGATAGCCTCGGTAGCAGCATCGCTTATCCCCTTCCTCGAGCACGACGATGCCAACCGCGCTTTGATGGGATCGAACATGATGCGGCAGGCAGTGCCTTTGTTGCGCGCCGAAGCTCCCATCGTGGGAACCGGCATAGAAAAACCTGTAGCCCGCGACTCACGTGTGCTACTGACGGCCGAAGGCGACGGTATTGTAGAATACGTGGATGCCGACGAAATTACAATTCATTATACCCGCCTGGAGAATGAAAAGCTGGTAAGTTTTGATGATGACATGAAAACTTACACGCTTACCAAATTCCAGCGTACCAATCAGAATACTTCAATCAACCTGCGTCCTATCGTCAAAAAAGGACAAAAGGTTAACAAAGGACAGGCTCTTTGCGAAGGTTATGGAACGCAAAATGGCGAGCTGGCGCTGGGGCGCAATCTTATGGTGGCATTTATGCCGTGGAAAGGTTACAACTTTGAGGATGCTATTGTGATTTCCGAAAAGGTTGTAAAAGAAGACATCTTTACCTCAGTACACATCGAAGAGTTTGTGCTCGAAGTTCGCGACACCCGCCGTGGTGTGGAAGAACTTACCAACGACATCCCCAACGTAAGCTCCGATGCTACGAAAAACCTTGACGAAAATGGCTTGATCCGCATTGGCGCCGAAGTAAACGAAGGCGATATCCTTATCGGGAAAATTACACCAAAAGGAGAATCGGATCCCACACCCGAAGAAAAACTGCTGCGCGCCATCTTTGGCGACAAAGCCGGCGACGTGAAAGATGCTTCACTCAAAGCGCCACCTTCGATGCAGGGTGTGGTTATCCAAAAGAAACTCTTTTCACGCATCATCAAAGATCGCAAATCGAAAGGCAAAGAGAAAGACGAAATTGCCGAACTCGAAAAAGAGTTTACGAAAGACACTGCTGAGCTCAAGATTAAACTTGTCGATAAACTGATGATACTGGTCAGCGGCAAAGTTTCGCAAGGCGTTAACAACAACTTCAGAGAGGAAATCATTCCGCGCAAATCAAAGTTTACGCAGAAAATGTTGCAGGGCATCGATTACCTTACGGTGAATCCCAACCGCTGGACCACCGATAAAGACAAAAATGCACTTATCTCGCAGTTGATCAATAATTATGTGATCAAATACAAAGAGTTCCTCGGTATTTTCAACCGTAAGAAATTTGTAGCTACCGTTGGCGACGATCTGCCCCACGGCATTGTAAAAATGGCCAAAGTTTACGTTGCTAAAAAACGCAAGCTCAAAGTAGGCGATAAAATGGCCGGACGTCACGGTAACAAAGGTATCGTTGCCAAGATAGTACGCGAAGAAGATATGCCTTTCCTCAAAGACGGCACAGCCGTAGATATTGTACTCAACCCGCTGGGCGTGCCTTCCCGAATGAACCTTGGGCAGATATACGAAACCGTGCTGGGTTGGGCCGGCAAGAAGCTCGGATTAAATTTTGCTACACCTATCTTTGATGGCGCCGAAGTGGAAGAGATAAACCATTATCTCGAAAAAGCCGGTTTGCCCGAAAATGGCAAAACATTCCTTTACGACGGCGGCACCGGCGAACGGTTCCATCAGCCAGCCACCGTTGGTTACATCTATATGCTGAAGCTGCATCACATGGTCGACGACAAGATGCACGCCCGTTCCATCGGACCTTATTCGCTTATCACACAGCAACCTCTTGGAGGTAAAGCACAATTTGGTGGCCAGCGTTTTGGTGAGATGGAGGTGTGGGCACTTGAGGCCTATGGCGCTTCAAACATCCTACAAGAAATACTTACTGTAAAGTCAGACGACGTAATCGGAAGAGCCAAAGCCTACGAAGCAATCGTAAAAGGCGATCCGATGCCCAAACCAGGCATCCCCGAATCGTTCAACGTGCTTGTGCACGAACTTCGTGGCCTCGGTTTGAATATTTCGTTCGACTAA
- the rplL gene encoding 50S ribosomal protein L7/L12 → MADLKSFAEQLVNLTVKEVNELAQILKDEYGIEPAAAAVAVAGPAAAADAGEAEQTEFDVIIKAAGQSKLAVVKLVKELTSLGLKESKALVDAAPKPIKEGVSRDEAEALKSQLEEVGAEVEIK, encoded by the coding sequence ATGGCAGATTTAAAATCTTTTGCAGAACAATTAGTCAATCTGACGGTAAAAGAAGTAAATGAGCTTGCTCAGATTCTCAAAGACGAGTACGGCATTGAGCCGGCAGCTGCAGCAGTAGCAGTAGCAGGCCCGGCAGCCGCAGCCGATGCAGGCGAAGCCGAACAAACCGAATTTGATGTTATCATCAAAGCAGCCGGACAGAGCAAACTTGCAGTAGTAAAACTGGTTAAAGAATTGACCAGCCTGGGTCTTAAAGAATCAAAAGCACTTGTGGATGCTGCTCCAAAGCCCATCAAAGAAGGTGTTTCGAGAGACGAAGCTGAAGCACTAAAATCACAGCTCGAAGAAGTTGGTGCCGAAGTAGAAATCAAATAG
- the rplJ gene encoding 50S ribosomal protein L10: MTREEKNQTIEALSQKLNEASHFYITSTSGLNSAVTSELRRLCYTRKIDLLVVKNTLLRKAMEKSDKDLHGLFDTLKGTTSVMFTEVSNAPAKLIIEFRKKYKTDKPVLKGAYAEESTYLGNHQLDALESIKSKNEVIAEIIALLQSPVKNVIGALQSGGHKISGILQTLSEKEV, encoded by the coding sequence ATGACCAGAGAGGAAAAAAATCAAACGATAGAAGCGTTATCACAAAAGCTTAACGAGGCATCTCATTTTTATATCACCAGCACCAGCGGCCTCAATTCTGCTGTTACCAGCGAATTGAGAAGACTTTGCTACACCCGCAAAATCGACCTGTTGGTGGTGAAAAACACACTGCTTCGCAAAGCCATGGAGAAATCTGATAAAGACCTGCATGGTCTTTTCGATACACTCAAAGGAACCACCTCGGTAATGTTTACCGAAGTTAGCAATGCTCCGGCAAAGCTTATCATAGAGTTTCGTAAAAAGTACAAAACGGACAAACCAGTGCTCAAAGGAGCATATGCTGAAGAATCCACCTACCTGGGCAACCATCAACTGGACGCTCTGGAAAGCATTAAAAGCAAAAATGAAGTTATTGCTGAGATCATTGCTCTGCTGCAATCACCCGTCAAAAATGTTATTGGCGCACTGCAGTCAGGGGGTCACAAGATTTCGGGCATACTCCAGACACTTTCAGAAAAAGAAGTATAA
- the tuf gene encoding elongation factor Tu: MAKEKFDRSKPHVNIGTIGHVDHGKTTLTAAITQTLADKGLATFATFDSIDNAPEEKERGITINTAHIEYQTENRHYAHVDCPGHADYVKNMVTGAAQMDGAIIVVAATDGPMPQTREHILLARQVGVPRLVVFMNKVDLVDDEELLELVEMEIRDLLSFYEFDGDNTPVIQGSALGALNKEPQWIEKVMELMAACDDWIPLPERDQDKPFLMPVEDVFSITGRGTVATGRIETGIINTGNPVDIIGMGAAKLKSVVTGVEMFRKILDRGQAGDNAGLLLRGIEKTQITRGMVIAAPGSVKPHKKFKAEVYILKKEEGGRHTPFHNKYRPQFYFRTTDVTGEITMPEGVEMVMPGDNLTIEVELIAEIAMSKNLRFAIREGGRTVGAGQVTEILE, encoded by the coding sequence ATGGCAAAAGAAAAATTTGATCGTTCCAAACCACACGTGAACATTGGAACCATTGGGCATGTCGACCACGGAAAGACCACCTTGACAGCCGCCATCACACAAACCTTAGCAGATAAAGGTCTGGCCACTTTCGCAACTTTCGACTCGATCGACAACGCTCCTGAAGAAAAAGAAAGAGGTATTACCATTAATACTGCGCACATCGAATATCAGACTGAAAACAGACACTACGCACACGTCGACTGCCCCGGCCACGCTGACTATGTGAAGAACATGGTTACGGGTGCTGCCCAGATGGACGGTGCTATCATTGTAGTAGCTGCTACTGACGGCCCTATGCCCCAAACGCGCGAGCACATCCTGCTGGCACGTCAGGTAGGCGTTCCCAGACTGGTTGTTTTTATGAACAAAGTCGACCTGGTAGATGACGAAGAACTCCTGGAGCTCGTTGAGATGGAAATCCGCGACCTGCTGAGCTTCTACGAATTCGATGGCGACAACACACCAGTTATCCAGGGTTCTGCACTTGGTGCTTTGAACAAAGAGCCACAATGGATTGAAAAAGTAATGGAACTGATGGCAGCTTGTGACGATTGGATTCCATTGCCAGAACGCGATCAGGACAAACCATTCCTGATGCCTGTTGAGGACGTTTTCTCTATCACCGGACGTGGCACCGTTGCTACCGGTCGTATCGAAACCGGCATCATCAACACAGGCAATCCTGTTGATATCATTGGAATGGGTGCCGCAAAACTTAAGAGTGTTGTTACCGGTGTTGAAATGTTCCGCAAAATTCTCGACCGGGGACAAGCTGGCGACAATGCTGGTTTGCTGTTGCGTGGTATTGAAAAAACACAAATTACCCGTGGGATGGTTATTGCTGCCCCCGGTTCAGTTAAACCACACAAAAAATTTAAAGCAGAGGTTTATATTCTGAAGAAAGAAGAAGGTGGACGTCATACTCCTTTCCACAACAAATATCGTCCTCAGTTTTATTTCAGAACTACCGACGTTACTGGTGAGATCACGATGCCCGAGGGCGTAGAAATGGTGATGCCCGGAGATAACCTTACAATCGAGGTTGAACTCATTGCGGAAATCGCTATGAGCAAGAACCTACGTTTCGCTATCCGCGAAGGCGGACGTACCGTGGGCGCTGGTCAGGTAACCGAGATTCTTGAATAA
- the secE gene encoding preprotein translocase subunit SecE, producing the protein MAKLKIINYAKESYDELLHKVSWPSWSELQSSAVVVSIASLIIAFVVYLMDIAFSSLLKGFYTWL; encoded by the coding sequence ATGGCAAAATTGAAAATAATAAATTACGCCAAGGAAAGTTATGATGAGCTGTTACACAAAGTTTCCTGGCCTTCATGGAGTGAACTGCAGAGTAGCGCTGTGGTAGTATCCATTGCTTCCCTGATAATCGCATTTGTCGTTTATCTGATGGATATTGCATTCAGCAGCCTGCTTAAAGGTTTTTATACCTGGCTTTAG